From Haloglomus litoreum, the proteins below share one genomic window:
- a CDS encoding ABC transporter ATP-binding protein, translating into MTALLETEGLTKRFEGVTAVDDVNLGVDEGTLKSIIGPNGAGKTTLFNLLSGGLEPTSGRVRLADEDITGLSPEEITRKGLARSFQITNIFEELSVLDNVRIAVQARERGGWNFLQHVEAKTEYRERASELLERVGLLEFQDTEAGTLSHGDKRALELALVLALDPLILLLDEPFAGMSQFEIEELRDLLDDVAAEYTIVLVEHNIDVVMSVSDAVAVLENGSIIADAAPDDIRDDPRVQRAYLGESR; encoded by the coding sequence GTGACTGCGCTGCTCGAGACCGAGGGCCTGACGAAGCGATTCGAGGGCGTTACGGCGGTCGATGACGTCAACCTGGGCGTCGACGAGGGGACACTGAAGTCGATCATCGGACCGAACGGCGCCGGGAAGACGACCCTGTTCAATCTCCTCTCCGGTGGGCTGGAGCCGACATCCGGGCGTGTCCGGCTCGCCGACGAGGACATCACCGGGCTCTCGCCCGAGGAGATCACCCGGAAGGGACTGGCCCGCTCGTTCCAGATCACGAACATCTTCGAGGAGCTCTCCGTCCTCGACAACGTCCGTATCGCCGTCCAGGCCCGCGAGCGTGGTGGCTGGAACTTCCTCCAGCACGTCGAGGCCAAGACGGAGTATCGCGAACGAGCGTCCGAGCTGCTCGAACGTGTCGGGCTGCTCGAGTTCCAGGATACGGAGGCCGGGACCCTCTCGCACGGCGACAAGCGAGCACTCGAACTCGCGCTGGTGCTCGCACTCGACCCGCTGATCCTCCTCCTCGACGAGCCGTTCGCGGGGATGAGCCAGTTCGAGATCGAGGAACTCCGTGACCTGCTCGACGACGTGGCCGCGGAGTACACCATCGTCCTCGTCGAGCACAACATCGATGTCGTGATGTCGGTCTCGGACGCGGTGGCCGTCCTGGAGAACGGCTCGATCATCGCCGACGCCGCTCCGGACGACATCCGCGACGACCCCCGCGTTCAGCGGGCCTACCTGGGTGAGAGCCGATGA
- a CDS encoding class I adenylate-forming enzyme family protein: protein MQGLTLGALATRNAREQPDAAAIVERVDGRRELTFEAFDRRTTQLVNAFDDAGLGPGDTVAIYLRNSIETLEIFIGAAKAGIIPVPINHRFKAGEIGYVLRDCDASICVFDDDATDTVRDLTDEDIPVDRFLHVGDASARPDFAASYGSFRESGAETPPGTEITRLDRAAMLYTSGTTGKPKGCLFTHDNLLQNTENTVYDIGLDRDERFLIMTPLFHVAAFALFLDAFYVGATTVLTADFDPDHVLDVIEEERVTGSFVVPTQGRALLETNIEEYDLSSFRRYWTGTAPSEAELKRGLIDAFDCGLTEMFGQTELSPLTLVLPPEDAFDKIETVGRPLFNVGVKLVDEDGEEVEQGEPGRIAYWGPTVFEGYHELPEANEEVFDGEWFVSSDLMREDEDGYFEFLGRADDMIISGGENIHPAEIEEVLHEHPAIDAAAVLGVPDEKWGERVKAVVVLEPGETLTEADVVDYVTERLANFKKPREVQFRDELPRNPTGKVVKGDLE from the coding sequence ATGCAGGGGCTTACCCTCGGAGCACTCGCCACCCGTAACGCAAGAGAACAGCCGGACGCCGCCGCCATCGTCGAGCGTGTCGACGGGCGTCGGGAGCTGACGTTCGAGGCGTTCGACCGCCGGACGACGCAACTGGTGAACGCGTTCGACGATGCTGGACTCGGGCCAGGAGATACGGTCGCCATCTACCTCCGGAACAGCATCGAGACCCTGGAGATCTTCATCGGTGCAGCCAAAGCGGGTATCATCCCGGTGCCGATCAATCACCGGTTCAAGGCCGGGGAGATCGGCTACGTGCTCCGCGATTGCGACGCTTCGATCTGCGTCTTCGACGACGATGCCACGGACACCGTGCGGGACCTCACCGACGAGGACATCCCCGTCGACCGCTTCCTCCACGTCGGGGATGCGTCCGCCCGTCCCGACTTCGCGGCGTCCTACGGGTCGTTCCGCGAGTCGGGGGCGGAGACGCCACCTGGGACGGAGATCACGCGCCTGGACCGGGCCGCCATGCTGTACACGAGCGGCACGACCGGGAAGCCGAAGGGCTGCCTGTTCACCCACGACAACCTCCTCCAGAACACCGAGAACACCGTCTACGACATCGGGCTGGACCGCGACGAGCGGTTCCTGATCATGACCCCGCTGTTCCACGTCGCGGCGTTCGCGCTGTTCCTCGACGCGTTCTACGTCGGCGCCACGACCGTTCTGACTGCGGATTTCGACCCGGACCACGTGCTCGATGTCATCGAGGAGGAGCGGGTGACGGGCTCGTTCGTGGTCCCGACACAGGGACGAGCGCTCCTGGAGACGAACATCGAGGAGTACGACCTCTCCTCCTTCCGACGGTACTGGACCGGGACCGCACCCTCGGAGGCGGAGCTCAAGCGCGGGCTCATCGATGCCTTCGACTGTGGGCTGACCGAGATGTTCGGCCAGACGGAGCTCTCGCCGCTGACGCTCGTCCTGCCGCCGGAGGACGCCTTCGACAAGATCGAGACGGTCGGCCGGCCGCTGTTCAACGTCGGGGTGAAGCTGGTCGACGAGGACGGCGAGGAGGTCGAACAGGGTGAGCCCGGCCGCATCGCCTACTGGGGACCCACCGTGTTCGAGGGCTACCACGAGCTGCCGGAGGCGAACGAGGAGGTCTTCGACGGGGAGTGGTTCGTCTCCAGCGACCTCATGCGCGAGGACGAGGACGGCTACTTCGAGTTCCTCGGCCGGGCCGACGACATGATCATCAGCGGCGGCGAGAACATCCACCCGGCCGAGATCGAGGAGGTGCTCCACGAGCACCCGGCCATCGACGCCGCCGCCGTGCTGGGGGTCCCGGACGAGAAATGGGGGGAACGGGTGAAGGCCGTCGTCGTCCTCGAACCCGGCGAGACGCTCACCGAGGCCGATGTCGTCGACTACGTCACCGAGCGGTTGGCCAACTTCAAGAAACCCCGCGAGGTCCAGTTCCGCGACGAACTGCCCCGCAACCCGACGGGGAAGGTGGTCAAGGGGGACCTGGAATAG
- a CDS encoding ABC transporter ATP-binding protein, protein MTLLELDSVDAYYGQSRAIEDISFAVDQGDVLAMFGRNGAGKTTTLRSIVGVLQPREGTVRFKDRDVTELPKFERVRMGMGYVPEDRQVWSNLTVAENLAVPAGRGGSRTPEDAYELFPTLDDLRQARAGTLSGGEQQMLAMARGLLGGTELLLLDEPTEGLAPKIVADVRRAIARLADELTIVLVEQNIDLALSVADHVVVLANGELVHAGDADELSADDEVLRQHVSI, encoded by the coding sequence ATGACGCTCCTGGAACTCGATTCGGTGGACGCGTACTACGGACAGAGCCGGGCGATCGAGGATATCTCGTTCGCTGTCGACCAGGGTGACGTCCTCGCCATGTTCGGCCGCAACGGTGCCGGCAAGACCACGACGCTCCGCAGCATCGTCGGGGTGCTTCAGCCCCGCGAGGGAACGGTCCGATTCAAGGACCGCGACGTCACCGAACTCCCGAAGTTCGAACGGGTCCGGATGGGCATGGGCTACGTCCCGGAGGACCGGCAGGTGTGGAGCAACCTCACCGTCGCGGAGAACCTCGCGGTGCCTGCCGGTCGGGGCGGGTCCCGCACCCCTGAGGACGCGTACGAGCTGTTCCCGACACTGGACGACCTCCGGCAGGCGCGTGCCGGGACGCTCTCGGGCGGGGAACAGCAGATGCTCGCGATGGCGCGCGGACTGCTCGGCGGGACCGAACTCCTGTTGCTCGATGAGCCGACCGAGGGGCTCGCGCCGAAGATCGTCGCGGACGTTCGCCGAGCCATCGCGCGGCTCGCCGACGAACTCACGATCGTACTGGTCGAGCAGAACATCGACCTCGCGCTCTCGGTCGCGGACCACGTCGTCGTCCTGGCGAACGGTGAACTCGTCCATGCGGGTGATGCCGACGAACTGTCCGCCGACGACGAGGTGCTCCGCCAGCACGTCTCCATCTGA
- a CDS encoding ABC transporter ATP-binding protein, whose translation MPILEATGLTKRFGGFVAVDNVDLAVESAEVRSVIGPNGAGKTTLFNLLTGTYEVTSGDIVFDGRDITDMPEYERPYIGISRGYQITNTYESLTVFENLQTAVALFHENYYDMVRPLDGRAAVTERAEELLEKLGLAEKQAVEASSLSHGDRRRLEIGMALAAEPRLLLLDEPTAGMDASETERTVSLIEDLTDEMAVLLVEHDIEYVMAVSDTITVLERGSVIADGPPSAIRQDERVQEAYLGGAVDA comes from the coding sequence ATGCCAATCCTGGAGGCCACCGGACTCACCAAGCGGTTCGGTGGGTTCGTGGCGGTCGACAACGTGGACCTGGCGGTCGAGTCGGCGGAGGTACGGTCGGTCATCGGCCCGAACGGTGCCGGGAAGACGACGCTGTTCAACCTCCTGACCGGCACCTACGAGGTGACGTCGGGCGACATCGTGTTCGATGGACGGGATATCACGGACATGCCGGAGTACGAGCGTCCCTATATCGGCATCTCCCGGGGCTACCAGATCACGAACACCTACGAGTCGCTGACCGTCTTCGAGAACCTCCAGACCGCCGTGGCCCTGTTCCACGAGAACTACTACGACATGGTCCGGCCGCTGGACGGTCGGGCGGCGGTGACCGAGCGTGCCGAGGAACTGCTGGAGAAGCTCGGCCTGGCCGAGAAGCAGGCCGTCGAGGCATCGTCGCTGTCACATGGGGACCGCCGCCGGCTGGAGATCGGGATGGCACTGGCCGCAGAGCCGCGGCTGCTCCTGCTCGACGAACCCACCGCGGGGATGGACGCCAGCGAGACCGAGCGCACCGTCTCGCTCATCGAGGACCTCACCGACGAGATGGCCGTCCTCCTCGTCGAGCACGACATCGAGTACGTGATGGCGGTGTCGGACACCATCACGGTGCTCGAACGCGGGTCCGTCATCGCCGACGGCCCCCCGTCGGCCATCCGCCAGGACGAGCGCGTGCAGGAGGCGTACCTCGGAGGGGCGGTCGATGCTTGA
- a CDS encoding enoyl-CoA hydratase/isomerase family protein, whose product MTDPITDPRVRSAPLDATLSEAGVLSLVLDRPDALNALTDGLAAGIEAALESVDDSRVRCVVLSGAGERAFSAGADVSVFEGLDPVEGTSWTVFERLAEFPRPTVASIDGACLGAGLELALACDIRLATDRSMFGQPEIRLGFVPGAGGIQRLQRLVGAGRAKELVYRGHRIDAETADRWGLVNRAVPTDAFDAEVDAVVTDIAEGPPVGLEAAKRVFDRGADASLTAGLLMESQAFGRLLTTEDVAEGVAAFQEDRDPEFKGE is encoded by the coding sequence ATGACCGACCCCATCACCGACCCCAGGGTCAGGTCCGCGCCGCTCGATGCGACGCTCTCCGAGGCCGGCGTCCTCTCGCTCGTGCTCGACCGTCCCGATGCCCTGAACGCGCTGACCGACGGTCTCGCGGCCGGCATCGAGGCTGCCCTGGAGAGCGTCGACGACTCGAGGGTCCGCTGTGTCGTCCTGTCCGGCGCCGGCGAGCGGGCATTCAGCGCCGGGGCCGACGTGTCGGTCTTCGAGGGCCTCGACCCGGTCGAGGGTACGAGCTGGACCGTCTTCGAGCGGCTGGCGGAGTTCCCGCGGCCGACGGTCGCCAGCATCGACGGCGCCTGTCTGGGCGCGGGCCTGGAACTCGCGCTCGCCTGCGACATCCGGCTGGCGACCGATCGGTCGATGTTCGGGCAGCCGGAGATCCGGCTCGGGTTCGTTCCCGGTGCCGGCGGCATCCAGCGACTCCAGCGGCTCGTCGGGGCGGGACGGGCGAAGGAACTGGTCTACCGCGGCCACCGGATCGACGCCGAGACCGCCGACCGGTGGGGCCTCGTCAATCGAGCGGTCCCCACCGACGCGTTCGACGCGGAGGTCGACGCCGTGGTCACGGATATCGCCGAAGGGCCGCCCGTCGGACTGGAGGCGGCAAAGCGGGTGTTCGACCGTGGCGCGGATGCGAGCCTCACAGCCGGTCTCCTCATGGAGAGCCAGGCCTTCGGACGCCTCCTGACGACGGAGGACGTGGCCGAGGGGGTCGCCGCCTTCCAGGAGGACCGCGACCCGGAGTTCAAGGGGGAGTAG
- a CDS encoding ABC transporter ATP-binding protein: MLEVDGIDTYYGDSQVLEDVSLSVGDGEVVGLLGRNGAGKTTTLRSIAGIQPPRAGRITFEGEDITGRPVPDIARRGIKLVPEDRRPFGGLTVRENLQLSVDTSHGDDWSVSRVFDEFERLDERSNQHAGDLSGGEQQMLVIAMALVGNPKLVLLDEPMEGLAPQIVDQIVDIIRRVKEADIPVLLIEQNVEICLDLIDRGYLLHKGEIRMDGSAAELGDATEEIERYLGVRV; encoded by the coding sequence ATGCTTGAGGTCGACGGGATCGACACCTACTACGGCGACTCGCAGGTGCTCGAGGACGTCTCGCTGTCGGTGGGCGATGGAGAGGTGGTCGGGCTGCTGGGCCGCAACGGCGCCGGCAAGACGACGACGCTCCGGTCCATCGCGGGGATCCAGCCGCCGCGAGCCGGTCGGATCACCTTCGAGGGGGAGGATATCACCGGACGCCCGGTCCCTGACATCGCCCGGCGTGGCATCAAGCTCGTGCCCGAGGACCGCCGGCCGTTCGGCGGCCTGACCGTCCGGGAGAACCTCCAGCTCAGCGTCGACACCAGCCACGGCGATGACTGGAGCGTGTCGCGGGTCTTCGACGAGTTCGAGCGCCTGGATGAGCGCTCGAACCAGCACGCCGGCGACCTGAGCGGCGGCGAACAGCAGATGCTCGTCATCGCGATGGCGCTGGTCGGCAACCCGAAACTGGTCCTCCTCGACGAGCCGATGGAGGGCCTCGCGCCACAGATCGTCGACCAGATCGTCGACATCATCCGCCGGGTCAAGGAGGCGGACATCCCCGTCCTGCTGATCGAGCAGAACGTGGAGATCTGTCTGGACCTCATCGACCGAGGGTACCTCCTCCACAAGGGCGAGATCCGTATGGACGGCTCGGCGGCGGAGCTCGGCGACGCCACGGAGGAGATCGAGCGGTACCTCGGCGTCCGCGTCTGA
- a CDS encoding ABC transporter substrate-binding protein gives MPDRTSQIDRRTFLRNATLGATTAGIAGLAGCTGDGDDGGGGGDGGGDGGGGGSDGGDGGSDGGGGGSDGGDGGGGGGSLSLKVGVLVPLSGAYSPLGADARAGIEVAGQHADSDYDDLSVDLVFKDSQLAADVGLRRAQELVEQENVDALIVGDGTPVVNAVAQYAGQQEIPNVATISALEKTTMSDCYPYTFRTSTHSYQNMKPTAEWTTENLGTTIATWGADYSWGRESVGNFVEVAENNGAEIVEQVWPDLGATDYSSQIQKVSASGADFVMIRAGGADMINAYKQINSFGLGEEMDVVGIASAAEARGAGEAALGYYGNTPYYFGLDTEANTRFVQDYRAQTDGSIPSTYSNSSYTGAKVLFEAALQGSTEGAAMRDALEGLTVTTPLGEQEVRACDHQIEGPQWMSRFVEDTDGDLPVGLEFLNKSEPGTNSRPCSDIKCNY, from the coding sequence ATGCCAGACCGTACCAGCCAGATCGATAGACGGACATTTCTCAGGAACGCGACACTCGGAGCCACCACCGCGGGAATCGCTGGGCTCGCCGGCTGTACGGGCGATGGTGACGACGGCGGTGGCGGTGGCGACGGTGGCGGGGACGGTGGGGGCGGCGGCAGTGACGGCGGCGACGGCGGCAGTGACGGTGGGGGCGGCGGCAGTGACGGCGGTGACGGTGGGGGCGGTGGCGGTTCCCTGTCGCTGAAGGTCGGCGTACTGGTGCCACTCTCGGGGGCGTACTCTCCGCTCGGCGCCGATGCCAGAGCCGGGATCGAGGTGGCGGGGCAGCACGCCGACAGCGATTACGATGATCTCTCGGTCGACCTGGTGTTCAAGGACTCCCAGCTCGCCGCCGACGTCGGCCTGCGTCGGGCCCAGGAGCTGGTCGAGCAGGAGAACGTCGACGCGCTCATCGTCGGTGACGGGACGCCGGTCGTCAACGCGGTGGCGCAGTACGCCGGCCAGCAGGAGATCCCGAACGTGGCGACCATCTCCGCGCTGGAGAAGACGACGATGTCGGACTGCTACCCCTACACGTTCCGCACGTCCACCCACTCGTACCAGAACATGAAGCCGACCGCCGAGTGGACGACCGAGAACCTGGGCACGACGATCGCGACGTGGGGGGCGGACTACTCGTGGGGGCGCGAGAGCGTGGGGAACTTCGTCGAGGTGGCCGAGAACAACGGCGCGGAGATCGTCGAGCAGGTCTGGCCGGACCTCGGCGCGACCGACTACTCCTCGCAGATCCAGAAGGTGTCCGCCTCGGGCGCGGACTTCGTCATGATCCGCGCGGGCGGCGCGGACATGATCAACGCGTACAAGCAGATCAACTCGTTCGGCCTCGGCGAGGAGATGGACGTCGTCGGCATCGCGTCGGCAGCCGAGGCCCGCGGCGCCGGGGAGGCCGCACTCGGCTACTACGGCAATACGCCGTACTACTTCGGTCTCGATACGGAGGCGAACACCCGCTTCGTCCAGGACTACCGGGCGCAGACGGACGGCTCCATCCCCAGCACCTACTCCAACTCCTCGTACACGGGCGCGAAGGTCCTGTTCGAGGCGGCACTGCAGGGCTCGACCGAAGGGGCGGCGATGCGAGACGCCCTGGAGGGACTCACTGTCACGACCCCGCTCGGTGAGCAGGAGGTCCGTGCCTGCGACCACCAGATCGAGGGACCGCAGTGGATGTCGCGGTTCGTCGAGGACACGGACGGCGACCTGCCGGTCGGCCTGGAGTTCCTCAACAAGTCCGAGCCCGGGACCAACAGCCGCCCCTGCTCGGACATCAAGTGCAACTACTGA
- a CDS encoding branched-chain amino acid ABC transporter permease: MSQASVVFGVLANGIAIGMLFFLVASGLSLVFGLMGVVNFAHGSLYMIGAYVGLTVFDRSGLFLVALLTVPFLVAGIGVVMEYLTLRPLYDRDPIYQILLTFGIALMLDEGVRLVWGLNSLSFGRPAWLAEALSLGGVQFPSYRVFVIALGIVVSLGLYLFLERTRFGLVVRAGTNNRDMVELCGVNVKRAFTVVFGVGAAMAAVAGVAAGPMFSVYPAMGSEMIIEAFAVVVIGGLGSFRGSLVGALAVGLLQAFGNYYLVSFSSMLIFALMIVVLLVRPHGLLGDPEANHT, translated from the coding sequence GTGAGCCAAGCAAGCGTTGTCTTCGGGGTCCTGGCCAACGGGATTGCCATCGGAATGCTGTTCTTCCTCGTTGCCTCGGGGCTCTCGCTGGTGTTCGGCCTGATGGGCGTGGTGAACTTCGCCCACGGTTCGCTGTACATGATCGGCGCGTACGTCGGGCTGACGGTCTTCGACCGGTCCGGGCTGTTCCTGGTGGCACTCCTGACCGTCCCGTTCCTCGTCGCGGGGATCGGCGTCGTCATGGAGTATCTCACCCTGCGACCGCTGTACGACCGCGACCCGATCTACCAGATCCTCCTGACGTTCGGCATCGCCCTGATGCTCGACGAGGGGGTTCGGCTCGTCTGGGGGCTGAACTCGCTCAGCTTCGGTCGCCCGGCGTGGCTGGCCGAGGCGCTATCGCTCGGCGGGGTGCAGTTCCCGAGCTATCGGGTGTTCGTCATCGCCCTCGGTATCGTCGTCAGTCTCGGACTCTACCTGTTCCTGGAGCGGACCCGGTTCGGGCTCGTGGTCCGGGCGGGGACGAACAACCGTGATATGGTCGAACTCTGCGGCGTGAACGTCAAGCGGGCATTCACGGTCGTCTTCGGTGTCGGCGCCGCGATGGCCGCCGTCGCCGGCGTCGCTGCCGGCCCGATGTTCAGCGTCTATCCGGCGATGGGGTCGGAGATGATCATCGAGGCGTTCGCCGTGGTCGTCATCGGCGGGCTCGGGAGCTTCCGGGGCTCGCTGGTCGGGGCGCTGGCCGTCGGGCTGCTCCAGGCGTTCGGCAACTACTACCTCGTGAGCTTCTCCTCGATGCTGATCTTCGCGCTGATGATCGTCGTGTTGCTCGTCAGACCGCACGGGTTGCTGGGTGATCCGGAGGCGAACCACACATGA
- a CDS encoding Lrp/AsnC family transcriptional regulator produces MSNTSDSTNIDEIDRRILAILAKDPRIPYSDISTELADEGLELSSEAIRQRVASLLDITTSFFLLRPDTHEWEIVLVTVRTDGGTSAKAEVFEAMSGMDFWFVGSGFGTVDLYAHATVSSTAEVDKLVNDVREIPAASEVDYFVETGRSTAVERYLQVE; encoded by the coding sequence ATGTCAAACACATCAGATTCGACGAACATAGACGAGATCGACCGACGCATCCTCGCCATCCTTGCGAAGGACCCACGTATCCCGTATTCCGACATCTCGACGGAGCTGGCCGACGAGGGGCTCGAACTGAGCAGCGAGGCCATCCGCCAGCGGGTCGCCTCGCTGCTCGATATCACGACGAGCTTCTTCCTCCTCCGACCGGACACCCACGAGTGGGAGATCGTTCTCGTGACCGTTCGAACCGATGGCGGGACGAGCGCCAAGGCGGAGGTCTTCGAGGCGATGTCGGGGATGGACTTCTGGTTCGTCGGGAGCGGCTTCGGGACGGTCGATCTGTACGCCCACGCTACGGTCAGCTCCACCGCCGAGGTCGACAAACTCGTCAACGACGTGCGCGAGATCCCGGCGGCCAGCGAGGTCGACTACTTCGTCGAGACCGGCCGCTCGACCGCGGTCGAGCGGTACCTCCAGGTCGAGTGA
- a CDS encoding branched-chain amino acid ABC transporter permease encodes MSQETDSRWLPALSRTLVLRVIVFLSLAAVPLVTTGYQTGLVIDFLILALFAVSYDLLIGYTGIVSFGHALPYGLGLYVFAIFATNRSVPFVPTGAVPFEGALLVAVLLVVVVSLVTGYLALQASGVYFAMITLAFAQIGYLAVFENTDITGGDGGILLFSQEFFGLALGDEMTFYYLTLVVVAGCFLAMRRLTTSPYGQVLKSIRENETRARFLGYDTFRYKLSVFVAAGVFAAVAGILKGLHSNIATPNALHWSTGGDALLMTLIGGMGTLWGPLVGAAVLFGGEELLTTVTEHWLLLLGAVYVVFVIFVPSGIAGLVSSEADRTVGDVLRELRP; translated from the coding sequence ATGAGCCAGGAGACCGACTCCCGGTGGCTCCCGGCGCTCTCCCGGACCCTGGTACTCCGTGTGATCGTCTTCCTCTCGCTGGCAGCCGTCCCGCTGGTCACCACCGGCTACCAGACGGGGTTGGTGATCGACTTCCTGATCCTGGCGCTGTTCGCGGTGAGCTACGACCTCCTCATCGGCTACACCGGCATCGTCTCCTTCGGTCACGCGCTCCCCTACGGCCTCGGCCTGTACGTCTTCGCCATCTTCGCGACCAACCGGTCGGTCCCGTTCGTCCCGACCGGCGCCGTCCCGTTCGAGGGCGCGCTCCTCGTCGCGGTACTGCTCGTCGTCGTCGTCTCGCTCGTGACGGGCTATCTCGCGCTCCAGGCATCGGGGGTGTACTTCGCGATGATCACACTGGCGTTCGCACAGATCGGCTACCTCGCCGTCTTCGAGAACACGGACATCACGGGCGGCGACGGTGGCATCCTGCTGTTCTCGCAGGAGTTCTTCGGACTCGCACTCGGCGACGAGATGACCTTCTACTACCTGACGCTGGTGGTGGTCGCCGGCTGCTTCCTCGCCATGCGGCGGCTGACCACCTCCCCGTACGGCCAGGTCCTGAAGAGCATCCGTGAGAACGAGACGCGGGCGCGGTTCCTCGGCTACGACACCTTCCGGTACAAGCTCTCGGTGTTCGTCGCGGCAGGGGTGTTCGCCGCGGTCGCCGGCATCCTCAAAGGGCTCCACAGCAACATCGCGACCCCGAACGCGCTCCACTGGTCGACCGGGGGCGACGCCCTGCTGATGACGCTCATCGGCGGCATGGGGACCCTGTGGGGCCCGCTGGTCGGGGCGGCCGTCCTCTTCGGCGGTGAGGAGCTACTGACGACCGTCACCGAGCACTGGCTCCTGCTCCTCGGGGCCGTCTACGTCGTGTTCGTCATCTTCGTCCCGAGTGGGATCGCCGGGCTGGTCTCGTCCGAGGCGGACCGGACCGTCGGCGATGTACTCCGGGAGCTCCGTCCATGA
- a CDS encoding cytochrome P450 — MSRTDDLTDPEVIDRPYEYFGRLRETEPVYWNETWGGWIVTRYKDVRRCLQDDEHLSVEVEADRLRNSSLEIPRTKQMFPKWIIYLDPPDHTKLRRIIGEAFNPEMVANQRAEVEEVTQSLIDDMREQSPGEVELIEEFAHPLPVHVICKIMGLPLADGENLGDWSKNIGLTLFHYYDAENRHQRTEESIREFTDYLREVVKRREANPKDDLITYLLEAEADGETLTEDEVVATAVLLLFAGHETTTKLIANGTLELLRHPEQMEMLREDPSLAPKAVEEILRYQGTSKSLTRGVVKDFELRGKQIEAGERILLSQAAANRDPRKFDDPETFDITRGSMDHLGFGHGTHHCLGAPLARLETRVAFPALVKAFPDMELTTDEIEWTRSPLVRGPEELHIDI; from the coding sequence ATGAGCAGAACCGACGACCTGACTGACCCTGAGGTCATCGACCGTCCGTACGAGTACTTCGGTCGGCTCAGGGAGACAGAGCCGGTGTACTGGAACGAAACGTGGGGTGGCTGGATCGTCACACGCTACAAGGATGTCCGGCGGTGCCTGCAGGACGACGAGCACCTCTCGGTCGAGGTGGAGGCGGACCGACTGCGGAACTCCTCGCTGGAGATCCCCCGGACCAAGCAGATGTTCCCGAAGTGGATCATCTACCTCGACCCGCCGGACCACACCAAGCTCCGGCGGATCATCGGCGAGGCGTTCAACCCGGAGATGGTGGCCAACCAGCGTGCGGAGGTCGAGGAGGTGACCCAGTCACTCATCGACGATATGCGGGAGCAGTCCCCGGGCGAGGTCGAACTCATCGAGGAGTTCGCCCATCCGCTACCCGTCCACGTCATCTGCAAGATCATGGGGCTCCCGCTGGCGGACGGCGAGAACCTCGGCGACTGGTCGAAGAACATCGGCCTCACGCTGTTTCACTACTACGACGCCGAGAACCGACACCAGCGGACCGAGGAGAGCATCAGGGAGTTCACCGACTACCTCCGGGAGGTCGTAAAGCGGCGCGAAGCGAACCCGAAGGACGACCTGATCACCTACCTGCTGGAGGCCGAGGCCGACGGCGAGACACTGACCGAGGACGAGGTCGTCGCGACCGCCGTCCTGTTGCTGTTCGCGGGCCACGAGACGACGACGAAGCTCATCGCGAACGGCACCCTCGAACTGCTCCGCCATCCCGAGCAGATGGAGATGCTCCGTGAGGACCCCTCGCTCGCGCCGAAGGCCGTCGAGGAGATCCTCCGCTACCAGGGCACGTCGAAGTCGCTCACCCGGGGCGTCGTGAAGGACTTCGAGCTGCGTGGCAAGCAGATCGAGGCCGGAGAACGCATCCTACTGAGCCAGGCCGCCGCCAACCGTGACCCACGGAAGTTCGACGACCCCGAGACGTTCGATATCACGCGTGGCTCGATGGACCACCTGGGCTTCGGCCACGGGACCCACCACTGCCTCGGGGCGCCGCTGGCACGGCTGGAGACCCGCGTCGCGTTCCCGGCGCTGGTCAAGGCGTTCCCGGACATGGAGCTGACCACCGACGAGATCGAGTGGACCCGATCACCACTCGTCCGCGGCCCCGAGGAGCTACACATCGACATCTGA